A DNA window from Christiangramia salexigens contains the following coding sequences:
- a CDS encoding methylglyoxal synthase — translation MKTIAIIAHDGKKPEMVQFLNGNKEILNSNEIKIIATGTTGSKTEAAGYKVEKLLSGPLGGDAQIAARIAEGLVDMVIFFRDPLDKHPHEPDIFMLMRLCDVHNVPLATNPATAKLIIRGLV, via the coding sequence ATGAAAACGATCGCAATAATTGCCCATGATGGAAAAAAACCGGAGATGGTTCAATTCCTAAATGGGAATAAGGAAATTCTCAATTCCAACGAAATAAAGATCATCGCTACCGGTACAACAGGTTCTAAGACCGAAGCTGCCGGTTATAAAGTAGAAAAGCTATTATCTGGTCCTCTTGGCGGGGATGCGCAAATCGCTGCCAGAATTGCAGAAGGTTTAGTGGATATGGTGATATTTTTCCGGGATCCTTTAGATAAGCATCCTCACGAACCGGATATCTTTATGCTTATGAGATTATGTGATGTTCACAACGTCCCACTTGCTACGAATCCTGCTACAGCAAAATTGATAATAAGAGGTCTGGTTTAA
- a CDS encoding RidA family protein, which translates to MKKIIETKNAPAPIGPYNQAVFAGNTLYISGQIALDPNSGELKTDDLEKETAQVLDNLSAILEAAGLNLKDVVKTSIFISDMNNFAKINEVYSRYFESENAPARETVEVANLPKFVNVEISAIAVKF; encoded by the coding sequence ATGAAAAAAATAATCGAAACCAAAAACGCACCCGCACCAATTGGACCTTACAATCAGGCAGTATTTGCAGGGAACACGCTTTATATTTCCGGGCAAATCGCATTAGACCCTAATAGCGGTGAATTGAAAACCGATGATCTTGAAAAAGAAACAGCTCAGGTTCTTGATAATTTAAGTGCGATCTTAGAAGCTGCAGGATTAAATCTAAAAGACGTGGTTAAGACTTCCATCTTTATTAGCGACATGAATAATTTCGCTAAGATCAACGAGGTTTATTCAAGATATTTCGAATCTGAAAATGCACCGGCGAGAGAAACTGTAGAAGTTGCGAACCTTCCAAAATTCGTCAATGTAGAGATCAGTGCGATTGCGGTGAAATTTTAA